A genomic region of Salinibacter pepae contains the following coding sequences:
- a CDS encoding porin family protein, which yields MLPPAPFRSPAQAAPVVLLLMGACLLAAGSMAPRAAAQDARVGLRTGPTFGFLSDGAIPFTGGRRTTNANPRLDLHAGAFLLIPLTDAYALQPELSYIQKGGHFSQPLSERYSVERYRLSYVQGLMLGRRALPIRGRLSAHAVAGLSVDVALGGTVQRDARSARGAFADRINLLDDDHLRRWDVGLVVGAGLEYGIGATGRLGLALRYNPGLRSVFAGSENALGPSTNAEVFPLSAPPSTLRHDVVTASLTYTAPLPLF from the coding sequence ATGCTCCCTCCTGCTCCGTTTCGGTCGCCCGCACAGGCGGCGCCCGTCGTCCTTCTTCTGATGGGGGCCTGCCTCCTCGCAGCGGGAAGCATGGCGCCCCGCGCGGCGGCACAGGATGCGCGGGTGGGCCTTCGCACGGGGCCCACCTTCGGGTTTCTGAGTGACGGCGCAATTCCCTTCACCGGGGGCCGGCGCACAACCAACGCAAACCCGCGACTCGACCTGCACGCTGGGGCCTTTCTGCTCATCCCCCTCACCGACGCCTATGCCCTCCAACCGGAGCTCTCCTATATCCAGAAGGGCGGCCACTTTTCCCAACCGCTGTCCGAGCGGTACTCCGTGGAGCGGTATCGCCTGTCGTACGTGCAGGGCCTGATGCTTGGGCGCCGCGCCCTCCCGATCCGAGGCCGTCTGTCCGCCCACGCCGTGGCGGGGCTCTCCGTGGACGTGGCGCTCGGGGGCACCGTGCAGCGCGACGCCCGCTCCGCCCGAGGAGCCTTTGCGGACCGCATCAACCTCCTGGACGACGACCACCTTCGTCGCTGGGACGTGGGGCTCGTGGTGGGGGCGGGGCTGGAATATGGCATTGGCGCAACCGGGCGCCTGGGCCTTGCGCTCCGGTACAACCCGGGCCTCCGCTCGGTCTTTGCCGGGTCCGAGAACGCACTGGGCCCCTCGACGAACGCAGAGGTTTTTCCGCTCTCCGCCCCCCCGTCCACGCTCCGCCACGACGTGGTGACCGCCAGCCTCACCTACACCGCGCCCCTGCCGCTCTTTTGA
- a CDS encoding DEAD/DEAH box helicase family protein — MLFLRAADGFADSTAPDMSRSRHIPEAVRRRVEYFDGQTCRECGRTIDGVSLRKHLDHREAFADGGEHAVFNLDPLCHECNRAKGDAPTERTSALRAQHDRQRAQIREYFRDTDAHIVGNDQLRTPQEEGYLALRDHFSAERATQRPAIVVLPTGCGKSGLLACAPFGIAEGRVLVVAPNLTIKDGLAEGTFSGTGNFYHFCDVLPPDARLPRVVALERGRVNEEDCRRADVIVANVQQLQGWLPLFPSDFFDLILVDEAHHAPADSWQNVNRAFPDAKKIYCTATPFRSDERPIRAEPVYRYALADAINAGYVKNIVRVDAVASEMTFTVEGEERSFTRAEIMDLREETWFSRGVALSDVCNETIVDRSVQLLQAKTRRGTERHQILAAACSIRHAEQVAALYRSRGVEAAFVASRGITTEERERRLRAYEHGDLDAMVHVGILGEGYDNKNISVAALFRPFRSVAPYTQFVGRALRALPDGTETDNLAHVVAHAGLNQDGHWQYFKHETEEAQVLADLDAWAQSHAEEDTGDTDTDASRDRSKSDPAEVTSEEIEGFDVDAYLPVEGTEAEEAQDDLAAMEEALDSLREKGLDVPDADHLKREIIERNHPLGDEDLPPPPNRPARERQAYRTMLNHAVRRAAGTVLHRLDPPSDEALVGAVGQGDEANNIEVVIRMLHRRVNAAVGRDDEAKGRNGWSLAALKAAKEQVPDIRDAVLAHIEDAAGNEAPEAPDTAPSSGLDPSDTEPPEDAWTADDVDWGDPFSSSG, encoded by the coding sequence ATGTTGTTCTTGCGCGCCGCCGACGGATTCGCCGACTCCACCGCGCCCGACATGAGCCGTTCCCGTCACATCCCCGAGGCCGTTCGGCGGCGCGTCGAGTACTTTGACGGGCAGACCTGCCGGGAGTGCGGGCGCACGATCGACGGCGTGTCCCTGCGGAAACACCTCGATCACCGCGAGGCCTTTGCGGACGGCGGGGAGCACGCCGTCTTCAACCTTGACCCACTGTGCCACGAGTGCAACCGGGCAAAGGGGGACGCCCCAACCGAGCGGACGAGCGCCCTCCGGGCACAGCACGACCGGCAGCGCGCACAAATCCGAGAGTACTTTCGGGACACCGACGCCCACATCGTGGGCAACGACCAACTGCGGACGCCGCAGGAGGAAGGCTACCTCGCCCTGCGCGACCATTTCAGCGCGGAACGCGCGACGCAACGCCCGGCCATCGTCGTCCTGCCCACGGGCTGTGGAAAGTCGGGCCTCCTCGCCTGCGCCCCGTTCGGGATTGCGGAGGGTCGCGTCCTGGTCGTGGCACCGAACCTGACGATCAAGGACGGCCTGGCAGAGGGCACCTTCAGCGGCACCGGCAACTTCTATCATTTCTGTGACGTGCTGCCGCCCGATGCGCGCCTGCCCCGCGTGGTGGCCCTGGAGCGGGGCCGCGTGAACGAGGAGGACTGCCGCCGGGCGGACGTGATCGTGGCGAACGTGCAGCAGTTGCAGGGCTGGCTGCCCCTCTTCCCGTCCGACTTCTTCGACCTCATTCTGGTGGACGAGGCGCACCACGCCCCCGCCGACTCGTGGCAGAACGTCAACCGGGCGTTCCCCGACGCGAAGAAGATCTACTGCACGGCCACGCCGTTTCGGAGCGACGAGCGCCCCATCCGCGCCGAGCCGGTCTACCGCTACGCCCTGGCCGACGCCATCAACGCCGGGTACGTGAAGAACATCGTGCGGGTCGATGCCGTGGCGTCCGAAATGACGTTCACCGTGGAGGGGGAGGAGCGGTCGTTCACCCGCGCGGAGATCATGGACCTGCGCGAGGAAACCTGGTTCTCGCGGGGCGTCGCCCTGTCGGACGTCTGCAACGAGACGATCGTGGACCGCAGCGTACAGCTCCTGCAGGCCAAGACCCGACGCGGCACGGAGCGGCACCAGATTCTCGCCGCGGCCTGCTCCATCCGCCACGCCGAGCAGGTGGCGGCCCTCTACCGGAGCCGCGGCGTCGAGGCCGCGTTCGTGGCCAGCCGCGGCATAACGACCGAGGAGCGCGAGCGCCGCCTCCGTGCCTACGAGCACGGCGACCTCGACGCCATGGTCCACGTGGGCATCCTGGGGGAGGGCTACGACAACAAAAACATCTCCGTCGCGGCCCTCTTTCGTCCGTTCCGCTCGGTCGCCCCCTACACCCAGTTCGTGGGCCGGGCGCTCCGCGCCCTGCCCGACGGCACCGAGACCGACAACCTCGCGCACGTGGTGGCCCACGCCGGCCTCAACCAGGACGGTCACTGGCAGTACTTCAAACACGAAACCGAGGAGGCGCAGGTGCTCGCGGACCTGGACGCCTGGGCGCAGTCCCACGCCGAGGAGGACACGGGGGACACGGACACAGACGCGTCGCGGGACCGCAGCAAGAGCGACCCCGCGGAGGTCACGAGCGAAGAGATCGAGGGCTTCGACGTGGATGCGTACCTGCCGGTGGAGGGCACCGAAGCCGAGGAGGCTCAGGACGACCTTGCCGCCATGGAGGAGGCCCTCGACAGCCTGCGCGAGAAGGGCCTCGACGTGCCGGACGCCGACCACCTCAAACGGGAAATCATCGAGCGAAACCACCCGCTCGGCGACGAGGACCTGCCGCCCCCGCCCAACCGACCGGCCCGCGAGCGACAGGCCTACCGCACGATGCTAAACCATGCCGTCCGCCGCGCCGCGGGCACCGTCCTGCACCGGCTCGACCCGCCTTCGGACGAGGCCCTCGTCGGCGCCGTGGGGCAGGGCGACGAGGCGAACAACATCGAGGTCGTGATTCGGATGCTGCACCGGCGCGTGAACGCCGCGGTGGGCCGCGACGACGAGGCAAAGGGCCGCAACGGGTGGTCGCTCGCTGCCCTAAAGGCGGCGAAGGAGCAGGTCCCCGACATCCGGGACGCCGTGCTCGCCCACATTGAGGACGCCGCCGGCAATGAGGCCCCGGAGGCCCCAGACACAGCCCCCTCCTCGGGGCTGGACCCGTCGGACACAGAGCCCCCGGAGGACGCGTGGACGGCCGACGACGTAGACTGGGGCGATCCATTTTCGTCTTCAGGCTAG